A region from the Cryptococcus gattii WM276 chromosome H, complete sequence genome encodes:
- a CDS encoding 30S ribosomal protein S18, putative (Similar to TIGR gene model, INSD accession AAW45533.1), which translates to MSFSRIPRLTSAVRALHTSAPARQPAANPTEIFQKAFGERAAAQTSPLVKNDVQDNREQFKANQFVAPHAFTQEAVFPTPRPLPRAPLLGPPKKIAVKLDPFYITKTNPLVHDMNPNFAYEFVNPMGKIRSRAETGLTWKSQRRVGKLVRRARAMGIISRWTNRPVPGGLGWSY; encoded by the exons ATGTCCTTTTCACGTATTCCTCGTCTTACATCCGCCGTTCGCGCTCTCCACACCTCTGCTCCCGCCAGACAACCCGCTGCCAACCCTACCGAGATTTTCCAAAAAGCCTTCGGCGAACGGGCTGCTGCCCAAACTTCGCCTCTGGTGAAGAACGACGTTCAGGATAACCGAGAACAGTTCAAGGCCAATCAA TTTGTTGCCCCCCACGCATTCACCCAGGAGGCCGTCTTCCCCACTCCTCGACCTTTGCCTCGCGCCCCTCTTCTCGGCCCTCCCAAAAAAATCGCCGTCAAGCTTGATCCTTTCTACATCACCAAAACCAATCCCTTGGTACACGATATGAACCCTAATTTCGCATATGAATTCGTCAACCCGATGGGCAAGATAAGAAGTCGGGCGGAGACTGGGTTGACTTGGAAGTCGCAAAGGCGCGTGGGTAAACTTGTGAGGAGGGCGAGGGCAATGGGGATTATCAGTCGGTGGACAAACAGGCCTGTGCCAGGAGGGTTGGGATGGAGTTATTAG